One Triticum dicoccoides isolate Atlit2015 ecotype Zavitan chromosome 4B, WEW_v2.0, whole genome shotgun sequence genomic window carries:
- the LOC119291763 gene encoding cyclin-dependent kinases regulatory subunit 1 — translation MGQIQYSEKYFDDTFEYRHVVLPPEVAKLLPKNRLLAENEWRALGVQQSRGWVHYAVHRPEPHIMLFRRPLNYQQQQDAAAAAAAQMMPK, via the exons ATGGGCCAGATCCAGTACTCCGAGAAGTACTTCGACGACACCTTCGAGTACAG GCACGTGGTCCTCCCGCCGGAAGTCGCCAAGCTGCTCCCCAAGAACCGCCTCCTCGCCGAG AACGAGTGGCGCGCGCTGGGCGTGCAGCAGAGCCGCGGGTGGGTGCACTACGCCGTCCACCGGCCGGAGCCGCACATCATGCTGTTCCGCCGCCCACTCAACTACCAGCAGCAGCAGgacgcggcggccgccgccgcggcgcAGATGATGCCCAAGTGA
- the LOC119291764 gene encoding pheophorbide a oxygenase, chloroplastic-like, giving the protein MPVLAMPSASLPLLSARHRPLLRPSILPASRLGSGILRGRAGSTRLRVAAPTSVPGEAERAEEPSTSTSTSPESSGEKFVWRDHWYPVSLVEDLDPRVPTPFQLLNRDLVIWNDPNSGDWVALDDRCPHRLAPLSEGRIDETGGLQCSYHGWSFDGSGACTRIPQAAPEGPEARAVRSPRACATKFPTLLSQGLLFVWPDENGWDKAKATKPPVLPKEFDDPAFSTVTIQRDLFYGYDTLMENVSDPSHIEFAHHKVTGRRDRAKPLPFKMESSGAWGYSGANTGNPRITATFEAPCYALNKIEIDTKLPIVGDQKWVIWICSFNIPMAPGKTRSIVCSARNFFQFTMPGKAWWQLVPRWYEHWTSNLVYDGDMIVLQGQEKVFLSASKESSADVNQQYTKLTFTPTQADRFVLAFRAWLRKFGNSQPDWYGSPSQDALPSTVLSKREMLDRYEQHTLKCSSCRGAHKAFQTLQKVFMGATVVFGATSGIPADVQLRILLGAGALISAALAYVFYDRQKHFVFVDYVHADID; this is encoded by the exons ATGCCGGTGCTGGCGATGCCGTccgcctccctccccctcctctccgcgCGGCACCGGCCGCTGCTGCGCCCGTCGATCCTCCCGGCCTCCCGTCTCGGCAGCGGCATCCTCCGCGGCCGCGCCGGGAGCACCCGCCTCCGCGTGGCCGCGCCGACGTCGGTCCCCGGCGAGGCGGAGCGGGCGGAGGAGCCGAGCACGAGCACGAGCACCTCGCCTGAATCGTCCGGGGAGAAGTTCGTGTGGCGGGACCACTGGTACCCGGTCTCGCTCGTGGAGGACCTGGACCCGCGCGTGCCCACCCCGTTCCAGCTCCTCAACCGCGACCTCGTCATCTGGAACGACCCCAACTCCGGCGACTGGGTCGCGCTCGACGACCGCTGCCCGCACCGCCTCGCCCCGCTCTCG gaGGGGCGGATCGACGAGACGGGCGGCCTGCAGTGCTCCTACCACGGCTGGTCCTTCGACGGCTCCGGCGCCTGCACCAGGATCCCGCAGGCCGCGCCCGAGGGGCCCGAGGCCCGGGCGGTGCGCTCGCCCAGGGCCTGCGCCACCAAGTTCCCCACGCTCCTCTCCCAGGGGCTGCTCTTCGTCTGGCCTGACGAGAATGGCTGGGACAAGGCCAAGGCCACCAAGCCTCCAGT GCTGCCGAAGGAGTTCGATGACCCGGCCTTCTCCACCGTGACGATCCAGAGGGACCTCTTCTATGGGTATGACACGTTGATGGAGAACGTCTCTGATCCCTCGCATATAGAATTTGCTCACCACAAG GTCACTGGACGAAGAGATAGAGCCAAGCCTTTGCCATTCAAAATGGAATCAAGTGGCGCATGGGGATATTCAGGGGCAAATACCGGTAATCCTCGTATCACTGCAACTTTCGAGGCCCCTTGCTATGCACTGAACAA AATAGAGATTGACACAAAATTACCGATTGTGGGAGATCAGAAATGGGTGAtatggatttgctccttcaacaTTCCAATGGCCCCAGGGAAAACTCGTTCTATTGTCTGTAGTGCTCGAAACTTTTTCCAGTTTACAATGCCAGGAAAGGCATGGTGGCAG CTTGTCCCTCGATGGTATGAACATTGGACCTCAAATTTGGTCTATGACGGCGATATGATCGTGCTTCAAGGCCAAGAGAAGGTTTTCCTGTCTGCATCCAAGGAGTCGTCTGCAGATGTTAATCAGCAGTACACAAAGCTCACTTTCACACCCACACAGGCCGACCGATTTGTCTTAGCATTCCGGGCATGGCTACGGAAATTCGGCAATAGCCAGCCTGACTGGTATGGAAGCCCTAGCCAAGATGCATTACCTTCTACAGTCCTTTCAAAGCGAGAG ATGCTAGACAGATACGAGCAGCACACGCTGAAATGTTCCTCCTGCAGAGGAGCGCACAAGGCCTTCCAGACTCTGCAGAAGGTGTTCATGGGGGCGACGGTGGTGTTTGGCGCGACATCCGGGATCCCTGCGGATGTTCAGCTCAGGATATTGCTCGGTGCCGGTGCTCTGATCAGCGCCGCTCTGGCCTATGTCTTCTACGACCGCCAGAAGCATTTCGTGTTTGTGGACTACGTGCACGCTGACATTGATTGA